One Luteibacter aegosomaticola genomic window carries:
- a CDS encoding PhzF family phenazine biosynthesis protein, translating into MAPRRFKQVDVFSRTPFKGNPVAVVLDAEGMTDDDMAAMARWTNLSETTFVLPPQHPRADYRVRIFTTLYEMPFAGHPTLGTCHAWLEAGGKPQGDDIIQECGVGLVRIRRDGGLLAFTAPPLVRSGPVDTSQAQIIRSALGLTEADVLDAQWVDNGAGWLALRLARRDVVLGITPDFSKLGETPVGVFAGEDDVFEMRAFIAGDAMPEDPVTGSLAAGIAMWLAKDGLAPDAYVIQQGRRLGRAGEIHIARDADGIWIGGSALTLLDGVLHLPLTTAAE; encoded by the coding sequence TTGGCACCGCGACGATTCAAGCAAGTCGATGTCTTCAGCCGCACGCCGTTCAAGGGCAACCCCGTGGCGGTGGTGCTCGATGCCGAAGGCATGACGGACGACGACATGGCCGCCATGGCGCGCTGGACGAACCTCAGCGAGACGACGTTCGTGTTGCCACCGCAGCATCCGCGCGCCGACTACCGGGTACGGATCTTCACCACGCTGTATGAGATGCCATTCGCGGGGCATCCCACGCTGGGTACCTGCCATGCGTGGCTCGAAGCCGGCGGCAAGCCGCAGGGCGATGACATCATCCAGGAGTGCGGCGTAGGGCTCGTGCGGATTCGTCGCGATGGTGGCCTGCTCGCTTTTACCGCGCCGCCGCTGGTGCGCTCCGGGCCCGTCGATACGTCGCAAGCCCAGATCATCCGCAGCGCGTTGGGCCTTACCGAAGCAGACGTCCTCGATGCCCAATGGGTCGATAACGGGGCTGGTTGGTTAGCACTTCGACTTGCCAGGCGCGACGTCGTGCTTGGCATCACGCCCGACTTCTCGAAGCTCGGCGAAACCCCCGTCGGCGTCTTCGCCGGCGAAGATGATGTGTTCGAAATGCGCGCCTTCATCGCGGGCGATGCCATGCCCGAAGACCCCGTCACCGGCAGCCTCGCAGCAGGCATCGCCATGTGGCTGGCGAAGGATGGCCTGGCACCAGACGCCTACGTAATCCAACAGGGACGAAGGCTAGGTCGCGCCGGAGAGATTCATATCGCGCGCGACGCTGATGGCATCTGGATTGGTGGCAGTGCGCTCACGTTGCTCGACGGCGTGCTGCACCTGCCACTCACGACGGCCGCAGAATAA
- a CDS encoding TetR/AcrR family transcriptional regulator, translated as MPKPRKVEDDELTLQLTRIFKEVGYDAASLAVLSEATGLKKASLYHRFPGGKEQMAEEVLSATADVLEANLFPLLEDASKPEKKMAAFVRIIDTFYASGNESCLLNVLAPPRGEQNGRATAIASIFQRLSQGLTRVAEEAGATKRMAKVYAEQALVELHGALILSRGTGDTQVFGRMLTRLPAIILRPS; from the coding sequence ATGCCCAAGCCACGCAAAGTCGAAGATGACGAGCTGACCCTGCAACTGACCCGGATCTTCAAAGAGGTCGGCTACGACGCTGCGTCGCTGGCCGTGCTGTCCGAGGCCACCGGGTTGAAGAAGGCGAGCCTTTACCACCGCTTCCCGGGTGGCAAGGAACAGATGGCGGAGGAGGTGCTATCAGCGACGGCTGACGTGCTGGAAGCGAACCTCTTCCCCTTGCTGGAAGATGCGTCGAAGCCAGAGAAGAAGATGGCCGCGTTCGTCCGCATCATCGATACGTTCTACGCAAGCGGCAACGAATCGTGCCTGCTTAACGTGCTTGCCCCACCGCGTGGCGAGCAGAACGGGCGCGCCACCGCCATCGCCAGCATCTTCCAGCGGCTATCGCAGGGGCTGACACGCGTGGCCGAGGAAGCCGGTGCCACCAAGCGGATGGCGAAGGTCTATGCGGAGCAGGCGCTGGTGGAGTTGCATGGCGCACTGATTCTTTCGCGCGGCACGGGCGACACGCAGGTCTTCGGCCGGATGCTTACCCGGTTGCCGGCGATTATTCTGCGGCCGTCGTGA
- a CDS encoding carboxymuconolactone decarboxylase family protein, with protein sequence MARIPVLDPANATPAQAEIFAKTAAKFGKNPLLMSAMTNSPAMMNSYLTLFQNLTDGRFDKKLARKIGLAIGEENGCEYCISLLAAIAKLQKLTDEDIELARHGKSVDPKEEALLQFVLLLVRHKGDLTNAEVQAVKDAGWTDEDVSEVFGHLILNFLTNYFWKVARTDIDFPVLRLYDQTKIARGNH encoded by the coding sequence ATGGCTCGTATCCCTGTCCTCGACCCCGCCAATGCCACCCCCGCCCAGGCGGAAATCTTTGCCAAGACCGCGGCGAAGTTCGGCAAGAACCCGCTCCTGATGTCCGCGATGACCAACTCGCCGGCCATGATGAACAGCTACCTCACCCTCTTCCAGAACCTGACCGACGGCCGTTTCGACAAGAAGCTCGCCCGCAAGATCGGCCTGGCCATTGGCGAAGAAAACGGCTGCGAGTACTGCATCTCCCTCCTCGCGGCGATCGCGAAGCTGCAGAAGCTCACCGATGAAGACATTGAACTGGCGCGCCATGGCAAGTCGGTCGACCCGAAGGAAGAGGCGCTGCTGCAGTTCGTGCTCCTGCTGGTCCGCCACAAGGGCGACCTGACCAACGCCGAAGTGCAGGCCGTGAAGGATGCAGGCTGGACCGATGAGGATGTCTCCGAAGTCTTCGGCCACCTCATCCTGAACTTCCTGACCAACTATTTCTGGAAGGTCGCCCGCACCGATATCGATTTCCCGGTGCTGCGCCTGTACGACCAGACCAAGATCGCGCGCGGCAACCACTAA
- the gstA gene encoding glutathione transferase GstA, with product MKLYFSPGSCGLASQIALREAGQDFELIRVDFGTKRTIEGDYYQVTPKGFVPVLKLDDGQILTEGAVILQWIADRFPAKQLLPSLDTMARYRAMEWLNYVATDLHKGMAVMFSPLVDPESKTRFAEGNLASRFDYVNEHLASQPYLLGDTFSVADGYLFNVLSWAPRVNIDLSGYTAIQAFMARMKERPSVRASLDAEGVTLA from the coding sequence ATGAAACTGTACTTCTCCCCCGGCTCATGTGGGCTCGCCTCGCAGATTGCCCTGCGCGAGGCCGGCCAGGACTTCGAACTGATCCGCGTCGACTTCGGTACCAAGCGCACGATCGAAGGCGATTACTACCAGGTAACTCCAAAAGGCTTCGTGCCCGTGCTCAAACTGGATGACGGCCAGATCCTGACCGAGGGCGCGGTGATCCTGCAGTGGATTGCCGACCGCTTCCCGGCAAAGCAGCTGCTGCCGTCGCTCGACACCATGGCGCGCTACCGGGCCATGGAATGGTTGAACTATGTGGCCACCGACCTGCACAAGGGCATGGCCGTGATGTTCTCACCGCTAGTGGATCCCGAGTCGAAGACCCGCTTCGCCGAGGGGAACCTGGCCAGCCGGTTCGACTACGTGAACGAGCACCTCGCCAGCCAACCCTACCTGCTCGGCGATACGTTCTCGGTTGCCGATGGCTATCTGTTCAATGTGCTGAGCTGGGCGCCGCGGGTGAACATCGACCTCTCGGGTTACACCGCCATCCAGGCCTTCATGGCCCGGATGAAGGAACGGCCAAGCGTGCGTGCCTCGCTGGATGCCGAGGGTGTGACCCTCGCCTAA
- a CDS encoding LysR family transcriptional regulator, with amino-acid sequence MDRLQSMQIYARVVEMQSFSRAAESLSLPPSRVTRAVKALEAFLGVRLLQRTTRHISLTPDGVLYYDNCRRLLADIEAVEAGFPGSAGQPRGRLRVDMTLSLARLVVLPRIKDFQARFPDVELILTVADRTVELVQEGIDCVIRAGIPEDSPTLVARQIGAFEWVTCASPDYLACRGTPTTLEDLADHDAVGYLSSRTARTLDWNFIVDGESRSIRMRERLVVNDTDAYVASALEGLGLIRAGTYMVRDHLRSGRLRQVLDRFVAPPAPLSVIYPKNRHLSPTVRAFVDWVASVVGEASGGW; translated from the coding sequence GTGGACCGCCTACAGTCGATGCAGATCTATGCCCGCGTCGTCGAGATGCAGAGCTTCAGCCGGGCCGCCGAAAGCCTCTCACTGCCACCCTCGCGTGTCACTCGCGCGGTCAAGGCGCTGGAAGCCTTCCTCGGCGTACGCCTGCTCCAGCGCACCACGCGCCATATCAGCCTGACGCCCGATGGCGTGCTCTACTACGACAACTGCCGACGCCTGCTCGCGGATATCGAAGCGGTGGAAGCCGGGTTTCCCGGTAGCGCAGGGCAACCCCGCGGCCGCCTGCGCGTGGATATGACCCTATCGCTGGCCCGGCTCGTCGTGCTCCCGCGCATCAAGGATTTCCAGGCCCGGTTCCCCGATGTCGAGCTGATCCTTACCGTGGCCGATCGTACCGTCGAGCTGGTGCAGGAAGGCATCGATTGCGTGATTCGTGCGGGTATCCCTGAAGACTCCCCTACCCTGGTGGCCAGACAGATCGGTGCGTTCGAGTGGGTCACCTGCGCATCACCCGACTACCTGGCCTGCCGTGGCACACCAACCACCCTGGAAGACCTTGCCGACCACGATGCCGTGGGCTATCTCTCCAGCCGCACAGCGCGCACGCTCGACTGGAACTTCATCGTCGACGGTGAAAGCCGCTCGATCCGCATGCGCGAGCGCCTCGTCGTCAACGACACCGACGCGTATGTCGCCAGCGCGCTCGAAGGCCTCGGTTTGATCCGCGCAGGCACTTACATGGTGCGCGACCACCTACGCAGTGGCCGCCTTCGCCAGGTGCTTGATCGCTTCGTCGCCCCACCGGCGCCTCTATCGGTGATCTATCCGAAGAATCGCCACCTCTCGCCGACGGTGCGCGCGTTCGTCGATTGGGTGGCATCGGTGGTGGGTGAGGCGTCGGGCGGCTGGTGA
- a CDS encoding tetratricopeptide repeat protein: protein MRDEKGEELGWKLLEEACELFEAGERSRSIELFHQAADLGSLEAQVNLGNIYDDGDGVTADFEKARKLYLRAIGRGSPEGAYNLGISYRNRGNWRWARYWLGVAKSRGDECADEELHALNESPGAGVPSIKRK, encoded by the coding sequence ATGCGAGATGAGAAAGGGGAAGAACTTGGCTGGAAGCTTCTCGAAGAGGCGTGCGAACTTTTCGAGGCGGGGGAGCGGTCCAGATCCATTGAGCTTTTCCATCAGGCGGCCGACCTCGGGAGCCTGGAGGCACAGGTCAATCTCGGGAATATTTACGATGACGGCGATGGCGTAACGGCCGACTTCGAAAAAGCGCGGAAGTTGTATCTGCGCGCCATAGGTCGTGGTAGTCCGGAGGGGGCTTATAACCTCGGCATCAGCTATCGCAATCGGGGAAATTGGCGCTGGGCCCGCTACTGGCTCGGTGTGGCGAAGTCGCGAGGGGACGAATGTGCCGATGAGGAATTGCACGCGCTGAACGAATCACCCGGGGCAGGCGTTCCTTCGATCAAAAGAAAGTAA
- a CDS encoding alpha/beta fold hydrolase: MTCLTSSARRLVVMVGGLLCAGLASAHGIDDHSSDPAYARYYHQQPTWGACPPSLFTDGSTIQCALVTVPVDWDDPRQGDITIGISRPLNSPPYTRLLLVNAGGPDNSSASQAELLEQLHPQVEVDHLVVGVDLRGITDGTGTQVSCDYAPRSGAENFMDGDSRNPTVASVRAQQAWWNQSMSACLKQHAAFLKGITTPNHVRDLNLVRAVLGFKKADLFGVSSGSSLVAYATRMFPNTFDRVVIDSNMNWVHLDWQKQAVTRIAMDQLNVQQALIPFISRHDDQFHMGTTPKQVMTTFQKIYKATSEHRMGTVTPDQALAAMDGTGMWVFWDLLVAPSLSAMSQALDGDPAHIAAAEQMAAAVFADPRTLPSFNPMQYALQCNDSGSTDPRSIPQKISDVRSYWAIGASTLIDNCQGWPWKPAIDRGLEASTSVHGLMVQNEFDPSTPYSEAFKDRLFNGNDVRMVLVNNAATHAVMYDDNPCTNNTEFAYLSHGVMPDRDVVCQAQPMHSFAMQDSVTYEYGFPAGGWLLPLPPVVQQVSWVLAP; the protein is encoded by the coding sequence ATGACTTGTCTTACATCGTCTGCTCGCAGACTGGTGGTGATGGTGGGTGGGCTGCTGTGTGCGGGGCTGGCCAGCGCCCACGGTATCGACGACCACAGTAGTGACCCGGCCTATGCCCGGTACTACCACCAGCAGCCGACCTGGGGTGCCTGCCCGCCCTCGCTCTTCACCGACGGCAGCACCATCCAGTGCGCACTCGTGACCGTCCCCGTTGACTGGGACGACCCGCGCCAGGGCGATATCACCATCGGCATCTCCCGGCCGCTGAACTCCCCGCCGTATACCCGGCTGCTGCTGGTGAACGCCGGCGGTCCGGATAACTCGAGTGCGTCACAAGCCGAACTGTTGGAGCAGCTGCACCCGCAGGTGGAAGTCGATCACCTCGTGGTCGGTGTCGACCTGCGCGGCATCACCGACGGTACGGGCACTCAGGTGAGCTGCGACTACGCCCCGCGCAGTGGTGCCGAGAACTTCATGGACGGCGATAGCCGCAACCCCACCGTGGCCAGCGTGCGAGCGCAGCAGGCGTGGTGGAACCAGTCGATGAGCGCGTGCCTGAAGCAGCACGCGGCCTTCCTCAAGGGCATCACCACCCCGAACCACGTGCGCGACCTGAACCTGGTGCGCGCCGTGCTGGGCTTCAAAAAGGCCGATCTGTTCGGCGTATCGAGCGGCAGCAGCCTCGTGGCCTATGCCACGCGCATGTTCCCGAACACCTTCGATCGCGTGGTGATCGACAGCAACATGAACTGGGTGCACCTCGACTGGCAGAAGCAGGCGGTGACGCGCATCGCCATGGACCAGCTGAACGTGCAGCAGGCGCTGATTCCCTTCATCTCCCGGCACGATGACCAGTTCCACATGGGCACCACGCCGAAGCAGGTGATGACCACGTTCCAGAAGATCTACAAGGCGACCTCGGAGCACCGCATGGGCACCGTCACGCCCGACCAGGCGCTTGCCGCAATGGACGGTACGGGCATGTGGGTGTTCTGGGATCTGCTGGTGGCACCGTCGTTGAGTGCGATGTCGCAGGCGCTGGATGGCGACCCGGCGCATATTGCCGCCGCCGAACAGATGGCAGCGGCGGTCTTCGCCGACCCGCGCACGCTTCCCAGCTTCAACCCCATGCAGTACGCCCTGCAGTGCAACGACTCGGGCTCCACCGACCCGCGCAGCATTCCGCAGAAGATCTCGGATGTGCGCTCGTACTGGGCGATCGGTGCTTCCACCCTGATCGACAACTGCCAGGGCTGGCCGTGGAAGCCGGCGATCGATCGTGGGCTGGAAGCGAGCACCTCGGTGCATGGCCTGATGGTGCAGAACGAATTCGATCCGTCGACGCCGTATTCCGAGGCGTTCAAGGATCGGCTCTTCAATGGCAACGACGTACGCATGGTGCTGGTGAACAACGCCGCCACGCATGCCGTGATGTACGACGACAACCCGTGCACCAACAACACGGAGTTTGCCTACCTGAGTCACGGAGTCATGCCAGACAGGGATGTGGTCTGCCAGGCACAGCCGATGCACTCGTTCGCCATGCAGGATAGCGTGACGTACGAGTATGGCTTCCCTGCAGGCGGCTGGTTGCTGCCACTCCCCCCGGTGGTGCAGCAAGTGAGCTGGGTGCTGGCGCCCTAA
- a CDS encoding PLP-dependent aminotransferase family protein: MYLRVAEAIRRDIDSGRFQVGAGLPGSRSMAVALGVSRTVVLMAYEQLEGEGYLESRTGSGTYVSARLEVAATDVPRGVEEQDAPGTLRLSRLAGRLVLPPAPERTAFSEESDVIDLAQPRVKSDPRSLKAWKQNLTALLRRRDTPDFPELQGAMALRRAVAGYLSVERGIEADPDDILIVSGAQQARDLIARVLLDEGDRVGVEEPCHWSVRHTFEAVGARVVSCEVGSNGMDIARHADALTGARVLNVSPSFQFPTGVVMGDEQRRALLQWAYANDACVVEDDFDCEHRFGVRTSPSLWSLDKHERVIHVSSFARSMFPALQLGFMLVPRSLRETFLAVKWLADRGSISMQQHVLAACIHSGQFLRDLRRIAHGLAPRHRALHTALTSRLGDAMAVTGSVAGGSLFVSLPALPRTATGALLAEALARGVRIRSAERFHRTPPDHVTLLLSYAGMSETSLKRAGTRLADAYAAVAARLDAHPTTR; encoded by the coding sequence ATGTATCTCCGGGTCGCCGAGGCGATCCGGCGGGATATCGATTCGGGGCGGTTCCAGGTGGGCGCAGGCCTGCCGGGTAGTCGCTCTATGGCGGTAGCGCTGGGGGTATCGCGCACCGTGGTGCTCATGGCTTACGAGCAGCTCGAAGGCGAGGGCTACCTCGAATCGCGCACGGGCAGCGGCACTTATGTGAGCGCGCGCCTTGAGGTGGCTGCCACGGACGTGCCGCGCGGGGTCGAAGAACAGGACGCGCCGGGCACGCTGCGGCTGTCCCGGCTCGCGGGGCGGCTGGTGTTGCCGCCAGCTCCGGAGCGCACCGCCTTTAGCGAGGAAAGCGACGTCATCGACCTCGCGCAGCCACGCGTGAAGTCCGACCCGCGCAGCCTCAAGGCATGGAAACAAAACCTGACGGCCCTGCTCCGTCGCCGTGATACGCCTGACTTCCCGGAGTTACAGGGCGCGATGGCCCTGCGCCGGGCGGTGGCGGGCTACCTCAGCGTCGAGCGCGGTATCGAGGCCGATCCGGACGACATCCTGATCGTCAGCGGTGCACAGCAGGCGCGCGACCTCATCGCCCGGGTGTTGCTCGACGAGGGCGACCGTGTCGGCGTGGAGGAGCCGTGCCACTGGAGTGTGCGGCACACCTTCGAGGCGGTGGGTGCACGCGTGGTGTCGTGCGAGGTGGGGTCGAACGGCATGGACATCGCCCGACATGCAGACGCGCTGACGGGCGCGCGCGTGCTCAACGTGTCGCCGTCCTTCCAGTTTCCCACCGGTGTCGTCATGGGCGATGAGCAACGCCGGGCGCTTCTGCAATGGGCGTACGCGAACGATGCCTGTGTGGTCGAGGACGATTTCGATTGCGAGCACCGTTTTGGCGTGCGCACGTCGCCGTCGCTGTGGTCGCTGGATAAGCACGAGCGAGTGATCCACGTCAGCAGCTTCGCGCGTTCCATGTTCCCCGCATTGCAGCTGGGCTTCATGCTCGTGCCCCGCTCCCTGCGCGAAACCTTTCTTGCCGTGAAGTGGCTGGCCGATCGCGGCAGCATCTCGATGCAGCAACACGTTCTTGCGGCCTGCATCCACAGCGGCCAGTTCCTGCGCGACCTGCGCCGTATCGCCCACGGCCTGGCACCACGCCACCGGGCGCTGCATACCGCGCTGACTTCGCGGCTGGGCGATGCCATGGCGGTGACCGGCAGCGTGGCGGGCGGCTCGCTTTTCGTAAGCCTCCCCGCCCTGCCGCGCACGGCCACGGGTGCATTGCTGGCCGAAGCGCTGGCCCGCGGCGTACGCATCCGCTCGGCCGAGCGCTTCCACCGGACACCCCCCGATCACGTGACCCTGCTGCTCAGCTATGCCGGCATGTCTGAGACGAGTCTCAAGCGCGCTGGTACGCGACTTGCCGATGCCTACGCGGCCGTGGCGGCCCGATTAGACGCCCACCCAACGACTAGATAG
- the efeU gene encoding iron uptake transporter permease EfeU, with the protein MLVPFLIMLREGIEAALIVGIIASYLQQSGRQAMMPAVWVGVLLAVALSLFAGAGLQIMAAEFPQKQQEFFEAIVGLIAVALLTSMVFWMRKTAHRIKGELQSGVEKALSHGDGQGWALIGMVFLAVAREGLESVFFLLAIFQQSSGWEAPVGALGGVAVAVAVGYGIYSGGVRLNLRRFFRLTGLFILLVAAGLLAGSLRRFHEAGVWNHLQQVVFDTSGTLPVDSPLGAVLSGLLGYQEAPVTGEVGLYLIFLVVTVYFFLRPAAPQR; encoded by the coding sequence ATGTTAGTCCCCTTCCTCATCATGCTGCGCGAGGGCATCGAAGCCGCCCTCATCGTCGGCATCATCGCCAGCTACCTCCAGCAGAGCGGCCGCCAGGCCATGATGCCGGCTGTGTGGGTGGGCGTGTTGCTGGCTGTCGCCCTCTCGCTGTTCGCCGGTGCCGGCCTGCAGATCATGGCCGCCGAGTTCCCGCAGAAGCAGCAGGAGTTCTTCGAGGCCATCGTGGGTCTGATCGCCGTCGCCTTGCTAACCTCCATGGTGTTCTGGATGCGGAAGACCGCGCACCGGATCAAGGGTGAACTCCAGTCCGGGGTTGAGAAGGCGCTGAGCCACGGCGATGGCCAGGGCTGGGCGCTCATCGGCATGGTGTTCCTGGCCGTAGCGCGCGAAGGCCTGGAGTCGGTGTTCTTCCTGCTCGCCATCTTCCAGCAGAGCAGTGGCTGGGAAGCGCCGGTGGGTGCGCTCGGCGGTGTCGCGGTGGCCGTGGCGGTGGGTTACGGCATTTATTCCGGCGGCGTGCGCCTGAACCTGCGCCGGTTCTTCCGGCTTACGGGCCTCTTCATCCTGCTCGTAGCGGCGGGCCTGCTGGCTGGGTCGCTGCGCCGCTTCCACGAAGCGGGCGTGTGGAACCACCTGCAGCAGGTCGTCTTCGATACCAGCGGCACGTTGCCGGTAGATAGCCCGCTCGGCGCGGTGCTTTCCGGCCTGCTGGGTTACCAGGAGGCGCCCGTTACCGGCGAAGTAGGTTTGTATCTCATCTTCCTCGTCGTGACCGTCTACTTCTTCCTGCGCCCCGCGGCGCCCCAACGCTAA
- the efeO gene encoding iron uptake system protein EfeO, whose protein sequence is MSNAPSPVVMRVALGVSVLLVAAGFGAFWWASHVARQAPAPTGDQQVTVTIQGNTCQPNEITVPAGKTVFNIVNQSNRALEWEILDGVMVVEERENIAPGFTQTMTVKLQPGDFDITCGLLSNPRGKLHVTPSAASQAEAARPSLTAYVGALAEYRVFLVTEAGTLQDASQALADAIKAGDLAKARAAFPAAQQSYKRIEPMADLFADLDTRLDARPEYFEKREADPAFRGFYRVASALFGANAAQGDVHALAPVADELLTDVDALAKRINTLQVPPERLASADARLLGRIADHLQTGEDAYAAVELSNLQGTLDGSKKIIDLLDPLLAKSSPPTKALVDRAFTATSTALDPYRDGDGFKPAPLTSDQRKALGGNVRGLADAMAKVNAGLGLE, encoded by the coding sequence GTGTCTAACGCTCCATCACCCGTTGTCATGCGCGTCGCCCTCGGGGTGTCGGTGCTTCTCGTTGCTGCCGGCTTCGGTGCGTTCTGGTGGGCGTCGCATGTGGCGCGCCAGGCGCCAGCACCCACGGGCGACCAGCAGGTCACCGTCACCATCCAGGGCAATACCTGCCAGCCGAATGAGATCACCGTGCCGGCGGGCAAGACGGTGTTCAACATCGTCAATCAGTCCAACCGCGCGCTCGAGTGGGAAATCCTCGATGGCGTAATGGTGGTCGAGGAGCGCGAGAACATCGCGCCCGGTTTCACCCAGACGATGACGGTGAAGCTTCAGCCCGGCGATTTCGATATCACCTGCGGCTTGCTGAGCAACCCGCGCGGCAAGCTGCACGTCACGCCCTCTGCGGCATCGCAGGCGGAAGCCGCTCGTCCATCGTTGACGGCGTATGTCGGTGCGCTCGCTGAGTACCGCGTGTTCCTCGTGACGGAAGCGGGAACCTTGCAGGATGCATCGCAGGCGCTGGCGGATGCGATCAAGGCTGGCGATCTGGCGAAAGCGCGCGCGGCATTCCCCGCTGCGCAGCAGTCGTACAAGCGCATCGAGCCGATGGCCGATCTGTTCGCCGACCTGGATACCCGCCTGGATGCGCGACCGGAATACTTCGAGAAGCGTGAGGCCGATCCGGCGTTCCGCGGGTTCTATCGCGTGGCGTCGGCGTTGTTTGGTGCGAACGCGGCGCAAGGTGATGTGCACGCTCTGGCGCCGGTGGCCGACGAGCTTCTCACCGACGTCGATGCATTGGCGAAGCGCATCAACACACTGCAGGTGCCGCCGGAGCGACTGGCCAGCGCAGATGCGCGCCTGCTGGGCCGTATCGCGGACCATCTGCAGACCGGCGAGGACGCTTACGCGGCCGTCGAACTCTCCAACCTGCAAGGCACGCTGGACGGTTCGAAGAAGATCATCGACCTGCTTGACCCATTGCTCGCCAAGTCGTCGCCGCCGACCAAAGCACTGGTCGATCGCGCGTTCACCGCGACCTCGACGGCGTTGGATCCGTATCGCGATGGCGACGGCTTCAAGCCCGCGCCGTTGACGTCCGACCAGCGCAAGGCACTTGGCGGCAACGTGCGTGGACTCGCTGATGCCATGGCGAAGGTCAACGCCGGGCTCGGGCTGGAGTAA
- the efeB gene encoding iron uptake transporter deferrochelatase/peroxidase subunit, producing MKDMSPPPESPGRRRLLGTLGVAGAALAGGAAASPFSAGAASTAKAHVTDAPVSTHTHDHVPYLGAHQAGITTPRPSAGMVASFYVLADNREDLERLFRILTRRIAFLTQGGKEEVADPKLPPPSSGLLGPVVQPDALAITVSVGNSLFDDRYGFASLKPRHLQQMKGHPNDALDASLCHGDLSIQFCANTPDTNINALRDIIKNTPDLLVLQWKQEGSVPPIPAEKGKPAESARNFLGFRDGSANPDASDAKQMDAVVWVGEDHEEPAWARGGSYQAVRIIRNFVERWDRTPLQEQETIMGRRKDSGSPLDKVATEHDVPDYMADAEGKRTPMTAHIRLANPRTAATQANLILRRPFNYSNGVTKSGQLEMGLLFICYQADLDKGFLTVQKRLDGEPLEEYIKPIGGGFFFTLPGIRDPQDWLASGLFAQQTPAHA from the coding sequence ATGAAAGACATGTCCCCACCGCCAGAGTCCCCGGGGCGCCGCCGCCTGCTCGGTACGCTCGGCGTAGCGGGTGCTGCGTTGGCCGGCGGCGCTGCGGCCAGCCCGTTCAGTGCCGGCGCTGCTTCAACGGCCAAGGCGCACGTTACCGATGCGCCCGTCAGCACGCACACGCACGACCACGTGCCCTACCTCGGTGCACACCAGGCGGGTATCACCACGCCTCGCCCGAGTGCCGGCATGGTGGCGTCGTTCTACGTCCTCGCGGATAACCGCGAAGACCTCGAGCGGCTGTTCCGCATCCTCACTCGCCGTATCGCCTTTCTTACCCAGGGTGGCAAGGAAGAGGTCGCTGACCCGAAGCTTCCGCCGCCGAGCTCGGGCCTGCTTGGTCCGGTCGTGCAGCCGGATGCGCTGGCGATCACGGTGTCGGTCGGCAACTCGCTGTTCGATGACCGCTACGGCTTCGCTTCGTTGAAGCCGCGCCATCTTCAACAGATGAAGGGCCATCCGAACGACGCGCTGGATGCATCGCTCTGCCACGGTGACCTGTCGATCCAGTTCTGCGCGAACACGCCTGATACCAACATCAACGCGCTGCGCGACATCATCAAGAACACGCCCGACCTGCTCGTGCTGCAGTGGAAGCAGGAAGGCAGCGTGCCGCCCATCCCTGCCGAGAAGGGCAAGCCCGCGGAGAGCGCGCGCAACTTCCTCGGTTTCCGCGATGGCTCAGCCAATCCCGATGCCAGCGATGCGAAGCAGATGGACGCGGTCGTCTGGGTGGGCGAAGACCACGAGGAACCCGCGTGGGCGCGTGGCGGTTCGTACCAGGCCGTGCGGATCATCCGCAACTTCGTGGAACGCTGGGATCGCACGCCGCTGCAGGAACAGGAAACCATCATGGGCCGGCGCAAGGATTCCGGATCGCCGCTCGACAAGGTAGCCACCGAGCACGATGTACCGGATTACATGGCCGACGCGGAAGGCAAGCGCACGCCGATGACGGCACATATCCGCCTCGCCAATCCGCGCACGGCGGCCACCCAGGCCAACCTGATCCTGCGTCGGCCCTTCAACTACTCCAACGGCGTGACGAAGTCCGGCCAGCTGGAGATGGGCCTGCTCTTCATCTGCTACCAGGCCGACCTGGATAAGGGTTTCCTCACCGTGCAGAAGCGCCTCGATGGCGAGCCGCTGGAGGAATACATCAAGCCGATCGGCGGGGGTTTCTTCTTCACCCTGCCCGGCATTCGCGACCCGCAGGACTGGTTGGCCAGCGGTCTTTTCGCGCAGCAGACGCCAGCGCACGCTTAG